AAAATATTATAATTTTGAAGATAATTAAAAACTATCTTCAAAGTTAATTATTTCTACTTTATTCTTCTTTAAATTATCATATTCTAAAGTATATAATTCTTTATTTTTATTAAATGAATTTATATCAAATTTATATGATTTAACTGCAATATTAGGGAAAATATATTTTAAAGAAACCAATAAAGTAGATACTGTCCCAATGATATACTTGGGTCTATTTTTTAAAGATAGAAAAAATAATTCACCAGGAATTTCACTCTTTATTATATTCATTTTTTTATCAAAATCATATTTAATTAAAAAATCATCAGTTTCTGTTCTATGCATTAAATAATTAATCTTATAATCTTTGTAATATAAACATACCTTGTTTAAAAAATCAGAATAATTATCTGCACTTAAAATATTAGCATTTACAAACCTCTGTCCTATTATATAAATTTCTTTAGTTTCTACATTTGATGAATTATCTAAAAATTTATTCTTCATAAATTCATAATTATTTTTATATATTTTATGATTTGCAAGTTCTTTTAGATCAAACATTGTAAAAAAATCAATTTTCTTATCAATCTTTGTTTTTAAACCAAAAATTTTAAATCTCATTTTCTTTAACGCTGAAAAATTAATATTATTTTCTACAAATGCATTATATGTAGTCATTGTATTTGTTCCTGAGTCAAAAAAACAAGTATATTTTGAATTAATATTTGCAACTAAGACTTGCTGCATTTTATTAAAGCCACTTCCAATAAATAAAGAATCAATATTGATTTTATTAAGTTTTTTAATTAACTTAATATAATTTAAAAAGTTACTCTTATTTTCATCTCCAAATCTAATAACTTTTTCCCAAACATCATCATAAATTAAATTTGTTAATTGATGTTTATTATTTTCAGTTCCATTATCAATTATAATTAAAATTGCATTATTTTTTTTAAAAAAATATTTAGTTTCATATGCATTTATAAGTTGAAAAGGAGTTCTTACTATAAAAATATTATAAATTCTAGATTTATCCAAAGTATCTAAGTCTTTAAACATTATATTCCTTTTTAGTATATATATTAATCCAATCATCTACTACTTTTGAAGGTTCAAACAAAGATAATAACTTAATATAGTCATTAAAATAATATTCCTTATTTTTTATCAATATAGTATTAATTTTTAAAGCAATATCAGTTTTATCATTTTGTGCTATATTGTAGGCTAAATTACCTTTCATCATTTCAATCATACCACCAGGTGACTTTGTAATAAGTATTCTAGTTTTACAACACATAGCTTCAATCAAAACATTTGATAAACCTTCCATTTTTGAAGTAAATACTATTATTTCTGAATTTTTTATCCATGGATAAGGGTTACTTTCATACCCAGTAAAAAGAACATCATTTTCCAATTTTAAATCTTTACATTTATTTTCTAGATAAGATTTATCATCTCCATCTCCAACAAGTATTAATTTATGTGAAATATTATACTTTTTTTTCAATTCAACATAACTATCTATTAATAATTCAAAATTTTTAGTTTTTACAAGTCTTCCTAAACCTAATATGTAAGGCTCTTTAGGTATATTTTTATTATCTTCATTTGATAAGTCAATTACTTTTTGTGTAAAAAAAGGGTTTTTAATAGAATCTAAAGATATTGGCTTTACATTTTCTCTTTTAAATTTTTCTATATAGAAATCTTTTGAGCCATCTGAGTTACAATTCACTCTTACATTATTATAATAACACTTACTCATTATTTTATCTATAAAAGTAGAATAATTTTTTTTTGAAACATTAACACAAATTCTTACACTTCTTTTATCTTTAAAACGCCAAATTTGCTCAAAAGTACCCTGTCCTCTTATCAAAATCAAGTCATATTTTTGTTCTTTTTCTATCTTATTAAATTCTTTTTCAAATATTTTACTTGTATAATAACCTTTTACAAGTGGATAAGTTTTTCTAAAAAAAGCATTTGATACTCGTGCTAATAAATCCCAAACTTTACCCTTAAAGCTCTTTTTTAATAAACTATTTAAATCCAAATGAATCAAACCTACACCCTTTTCTTTAGGTTGTAACTCTTTTGCTTTATTAGAAAAATATATTAAATCTGCCTTGTGACCAGCTAAATAAAAAGCATCTGCTTGATTACATGCAGCACGTTCCATACCTCCATATTTTAAACTTCTAACAATTATTGCAATTCTCATTTAGATTCCTTGTTTTTTTTATATTCTGTTTTTATTAAAAATTCTGAAATTGCTAAACAGGCCTTATAATACTCAAGCATAGGTTCATTTTTGATACTTAAACTCTTAAACTTTTTAGCTTCATCCTTTGAATTAACTACTAAAGCGCCATTAAATCCAAAATGCTCTTGGTTTAAGTCAAAAAGATTTTTTCCTATAGAAAGATATTCTTTATTCTTTAAAGTTAAATTATAAAGTGTAGGAAAAATATCTTTGTGTGAACCTGCAACTTTTGTATCAATATTTAATTTACTCTTTAAACTTTCAGGTAAATAAAAATACAATGGAATATTTCTAGAATTCAAAATCTCATTTTCATCATATTTCATAATTCCATCAATTGTGTTATTATCAGCTGTTACTACAACTATTGTATTGTCTTTAAATTTAGATTTTTTAAACTTATTTAAAAATATTCCAACTTGATCTACTGCATACGCATATGAAGCAAACCTTTGTTTTGCTAACTCAAAATCCCCTGTAATATGATTTTTAATTTCATTATTATAAATTAAACTTTTAGAGTTATAATCATTTGGTATATTATAAGGAGGATGATTATTTGTACTAAGAGCTACTATAAACTGTTTGTTATTTGAATTCTCAAGCTTTTTGAGTATATGTGAATATAAATATTCATCAAAAATCCCCCATGGATGAAAATATTCATCTTTATCTTTTGTAACATCTTCTAGGTGATTAAAGATATTAATTTTACCTTCAACATTATCATAACCTTGATGCTTTATAAACTGCCCTAAACTTCTCCACGTTAAATCACCACCATAAATAAAACTTGTGTCATAGCCAGAGCCTTTATATAAAAATGCAGGACTATATGTAAAACTAGTTTGCTTATAAATAGATTGTGAAAATGCAAAAGAGCCAGGACGATGTGGTATATTTAAAAGCATTGCTTGTAAACTTGAAATTGTTCCATTTCCAGCTGATATAAAATTTGTAAATAAAGTATCTTCATCAAAATGCTTTTTTAATTCACCTAAAATATTAAATTTTTCACTTTGATATTTTAATATAGGCATTCCAAAACTTTCTACCATAATTACAACTACATTATACTCTTTATCATCAATTTTTTTCGTTTTATATGTTATATTTTTTAGTAGTTCATTTTTATTTATATCACTAGTTCCTTTATAAATTTCAAATGCTTTTTCAATATTTCCTTTATAACCAGTGGCTTTTAATAAATCATATTTTTTCATAAGATATTTTTCTCTTGCACTTAAAGCATTTGTAAAAGCTCTAAAACCATTATGTGATATTTTATTTATAAACTCATTTGTTGATATATTTGGAATCATCTTTCCTAAAGGATACATACCAAAAGTACCTCTTATTGCTAGAAAATTCAATATAAATAAAATAAGAAAAATAAGCGCTGAAATTTTAATACCAAAAAAAGAGTTATAATTTTTATTTTTAATAGCAAAAATCTTTTTTATACAATAAAATAAAAAACCCAAGTAAACAAAGAAAATAGCTAAAATTAAAATCACATTATAATTTTGCCAAAAAGTAATAATCAAAGC
The window above is part of the Malaciobacter marinus genome. Proteins encoded here:
- a CDS encoding polysialyltransferase family glycosyltransferase — its product is MFKDLDTLDKSRIYNIFIVRTPFQLINAYETKYFFKKNNAILIIIDNGTENNKHQLTNLIYDDVWEKVIRFGDENKSNFLNYIKLIKKLNKINIDSLFIGSGFNKMQQVLVANINSKYTCFFDSGTNTMTTYNAFVENNINFSALKKMRFKIFGLKTKIDKKIDFFTMFDLKELANHKIYKNNYEFMKNKFLDNSSNVETKEIYIIGQRFVNANILSADNYSDFLNKVCLYYKDYKINYLMHRTETDDFLIKYDFDKKMNIIKSEIPGELFFLSLKNRPKYIIGTVSTLLVSLKYIFPNIAVKSYKFDINSFNKNKELYTLEYDNLKKNKVEIINFEDSF
- a CDS encoding glycosyltransferase — translated: MRIAIIVRSLKYGGMERAACNQADAFYLAGHKADLIYFSNKAKELQPKEKGVGLIHLDLNSLLKKSFKGKVWDLLARVSNAFFRKTYPLVKGYYTSKIFEKEFNKIEKEQKYDLILIRGQGTFEQIWRFKDKRSVRICVNVSKKNYSTFIDKIMSKCYYNNVRVNCNSDGSKDFYIEKFKRENVKPISLDSIKNPFFTQKVIDLSNEDNKNIPKEPYILGLGRLVKTKNFELLIDSYVELKKKYNISHKLILVGDGDDKSYLENKCKDLKLENDVLFTGYESNPYPWIKNSEIIVFTSKMEGLSNVLIEAMCCKTRILITKSPGGMIEMMKGNLAYNIAQNDKTDIALKINTILIKNKEYYFNDYIKLLSLFEPSKVVDDWINIYTKKEYNV
- a CDS encoding LTA synthase family protein, with protein sequence MNKTIISNVLSIFKKLLLAHILFLVFMSIFRLVFFNYYSLLDSLEGLYLDIFNAFFLGFRIDLTVIGYIQAIPTIILIILYYVKKDMLLTYFEKFLVYYLFICYFVVSLFLCADFGFYSYFKEHINILFFGLLDDDTKALIITFWQNYNVILILAIFFVYLGFLFYCIKKIFAIKNKNYNSFFGIKISALIFLILFILNFLAIRGTFGMYPLGKMIPNISTNEFINKISHNGFRAFTNALSAREKYLMKKYDLLKATGYKGNIEKAFEIYKGTSDINKNELLKNITYKTKKIDDKEYNVVVIMVESFGMPILKYQSEKFNILGELKKHFDEDTLFTNFISAGNGTISSLQAMLLNIPHRPGSFAFSQSIYKQTSFTYSPAFLYKGSGYDTSFIYGGDLTWRSLGQFIKHQGYDNVEGKINIFNHLEDVTKDKDEYFHPWGIFDEYLYSHILKKLENSNNKQFIVALSTNNHPPYNIPNDYNSKSLIYNNEIKNHITGDFELAKQRFASYAYAVDQVGIFLNKFKKSKFKDNTIVVVTADNNTIDGIMKYDENEILNSRNIPLYFYLPESLKSKLNIDTKVAGSHKDIFPTLYNLTLKNKEYLSIGKNLFDLNQEHFGFNGALVVNSKDEAKKFKSLSIKNEPMLEYYKACLAISEFLIKTEYKKNKESK